In Verrucomicrobiota bacterium, the sequence CGCAGGGATTGCTTGCATGCGCGGGCCCTCGCCGCTATTGTAGGCGCCGACCCAACGAGGTAACGCATAAGGACAACCTGTGATAGCTCCGCTCGACCACAGAACCAAGTGCCTGCTTGTCCAGGCGCGGTTCTCGCAGTTCAGTTTCTGGAACTACGTCGACGTCTGCAAGATCGTCGGCGCCAAATACCCCGCCGCACCCCTCGGGCTCATGACCGTCGCCGCCCTGTTGCCGCAGGACTGGACGCTCAAGCTCGTTGACGAGAATGTCGAGCCGTTGCTCGATGAGCATTTTGAGTGGGCCGACATCGTCTGCACGGGCGGCATGCTGCCGCAGCAGCAGAGCGTGCTGTCGGTCATCGACAAGGCGCACGCGCACGGCTGCCGCGTCGTGGTCGGCGGACCCGATCCCACGGCGCAGCCGACGCTGTACGAATCGGCCGACTATCTGGTCCAGGGCGAGGGCGAGCTGACGATCCCCATGCTGATCGAGGACCTGGCGCGCGGCGCCACGAGCGGCGTATACGCCTCGCCGGACCGGCCGGACATGGCTCACGCCGTCGTGCCGCGCTACGACCTCATCCGCTTCAAGGACTACATCCAGGTCGGCGTGCAGTACTCGCGCGGCTGTCCCTTCAACTGCGAGTTCTGCGACATCATCGAGCTCTACGGCCGCAAGCAGCGCACCAAGCCCCCCGAGCAGGTGATGAAGGAGCTTCAGGTCCTCTACGACCTTGGGTATCGGGGCCACATCGATTTCGTGGACGACAACTTCGTCGGCAACAAGCGCAAGGTCAAGGCGCTCCTGCCGGCGATCCGCGCCTGGTCCGAAGCGCACGGTTACCCGTTCTACTTCTCGACGGAAGCCTCGATCGAGTTCGCTGACGACGACGAGTTGCTGGGCATGATGCGCGACGTCGATTTCCGTTACGTGTTCGTCGGCATCGAAACGCCCGACGACGAGGTGCTGAAGCAGGCGCAGAAGACGCAGAACCTCCACCGGTCGCTGACCCGGAGCCTGACCAGGATTCGCGCGCACGGCATGATCGTCAACGCCGGCTTCATCATGGGCTTCGACAACGAGACCGACCAGA encodes:
- a CDS encoding B12-binding domain-containing radical SAM protein — protein: MIAPLDHRTKCLLVQARFSQFSFWNYVDVCKIVGAKYPAAPLGLMTVAALLPQDWTLKLVDENVEPLLDEHFEWADIVCTGGMLPQQQSVLSVIDKAHAHGCRVVVGGPDPTAQPTLYESADYLVQGEGELTIPMLIEDLARGATSGVYASPDRPDMAHAVVPRYDLIRFKDYIQVGVQYSRGCPFNCEFCDIIELYGRKQRTKPPEQVMKELQVLYDLGYRGHIDFVDDNFVGNKRKVKALLPAIRAWSEAHGYPFYFSTEASIEFADDDELLGMMRDVDFRYVFVGIETPDDEVLKQAQKTQNLHRSLTRSLTRIRAHGMIVNAGFIMGFDNETDQTADRMIRCIQDSGICMAMLGMLYALPSTQLTRRLRREGRLLDNGSKQRTNSTDVDQMTSGLNFVTARPRSKILEDYVRVLKYIYDPANYYERIASTALNLRRVDKYRPSFGRILRAARSFLRLCAKTAFRRRTGPLFWRLLVKVLLRNPRAAESAVNLAAMFIHFEKQCRFIVENAGRRLAQIEEHGEELRARTRCEDVRNVRPAEALMLSEAE